One segment of Niabella beijingensis DNA contains the following:
- a CDS encoding alpha-L-arabinofuranosidase C-terminal domain-containing protein: MQRTHKTVSFLFKRKPLLALLFTTMQLCGHGQEKTSITLHIPREPASVDPMIYGQMLENVNDSMIYSGVTDLQGNEQKQVIPLLKDLQVPVLRWPGGTVVYEYHWRNGIGPRSLRPVVPTLAWRGKENYQFGTDEFLQWCRKIGTTPYINLNMGTHPLYGSTLREALEWIEYVNGPESSHMGKLRAYNGHKDPYAVKYWGIGNENYLPSRAARIQDADTVYAERLRLWASAIKERFPTLSLLGIGHTSGWNDTVLARAGKHVDFLTQHYYVNAKVKEGLLQEPASTLFAPAKMEAHLKLLGLRLTQMNQTLERTNNPVRLSVDEWNDRHGLYDGNSYRFSRQSVRKQFDVAVAAGMLNVFIRQSPVVGMANYIFPVNAHGLIRTVGTDDAFLTPLYYLFKQYREKMTGHKIDVTLKGPGMDAKNVPLNITGDCDEVVMGNAPLTFIDAAAVLNKEGEIHIALVNRSAEKVQELTIALPAAYKATQIWALDHKNINASNEAGNRFEVVPRIKPVKQQGSGITIRLLPCAFAMLQLIPEQQ, from the coding sequence ATGCAACGAACCCATAAAACAGTCTCATTTTTATTTAAGCGGAAGCCGCTGCTGGCGTTGCTTTTCACGACCATGCAGCTCTGCGGTCACGGACAGGAAAAAACCAGTATCACGCTTCACATACCACGGGAGCCGGCTTCGGTAGATCCGATGATCTACGGACAAATGCTGGAAAATGTGAACGACAGCATGATCTACAGCGGTGTTACCGACCTGCAGGGCAATGAGCAAAAGCAGGTCATTCCCCTGTTAAAAGACCTGCAGGTACCGGTGCTGCGATGGCCGGGCGGCACCGTGGTTTATGAATACCACTGGCGCAATGGGATCGGCCCCCGTTCTTTACGGCCCGTAGTGCCCACGCTTGCCTGGCGGGGAAAAGAGAACTACCAGTTTGGCACGGATGAATTCCTGCAATGGTGCCGGAAGATCGGGACCACTCCTTATATCAACCTGAATATGGGGACCCATCCGCTCTATGGCAGCACGCTCCGGGAGGCATTGGAATGGATCGAATATGTAAACGGACCAGAGAGTTCTCACATGGGGAAATTGCGGGCATACAATGGCCATAAAGATCCCTACGCCGTAAAATACTGGGGCATTGGTAATGAGAACTACCTGCCAAGCCGGGCCGCAAGGATACAGGATGCGGACACCGTTTATGCAGAACGGCTCCGCCTGTGGGCATCCGCCATAAAAGAACGCTTCCCCACGCTAAGCCTCCTGGGGATCGGCCATACATCCGGCTGGAACGATACCGTACTGGCACGGGCCGGCAAACATGTCGACTTTTTAACACAGCACTATTATGTAAATGCCAAAGTGAAAGAAGGCCTGTTGCAGGAGCCGGCCTCCACCCTGTTTGCTCCGGCTAAAATGGAAGCCCATTTAAAACTGTTGGGACTGCGGCTGACTCAGATGAACCAAACGTTAGAGCGCACAAACAATCCGGTCCGGCTTTCGGTGGATGAATGGAACGACCGGCATGGTCTTTATGACGGAAACAGTTACCGGTTCTCCCGCCAGTCGGTCAGGAAACAATTTGATGTAGCAGTGGCCGCCGGTATGCTGAACGTCTTTATACGGCAAAGTCCGGTAGTAGGCATGGCCAATTATATCTTCCCGGTGAATGCCCATGGGCTGATACGCACGGTCGGTACGGATGATGCATTCCTTACCCCCCTTTATTACCTGTTTAAACAATACCGGGAAAAGATGACCGGGCATAAAATAGATGTAACTTTAAAAGGTCCGGGTATGGATGCAAAAAATGTACCACTGAACATTACCGGTGATTGTGATGAAGTGGTAATGGGCAACGCGCCATTGACCTTTATCGATGCAGCAGCCGTCCTCAATAAGGAGGGAGAGATCCACATCGCGTTGGTGAACCGATCGGCAGAAAAAGTACAGGAGCTTACAATTGCCCTTCCTGCCGCTTACAAGGCAACGCAGATCTGGGCGCTGGATCATAAGAACATCAATGCGTCCAACGAAGCAGGCAACCGCTTTGAAGTTGTGCCCCGGATAAAACCGGTGAAGCAACAAGGATCCGGTATCACCATCAGGCTGCTGCCCTGTGCCT
- a CDS encoding MFS transporter: MDKSKGNLRWGIGALLFFVSALNYLDRQVLSVLAPSIQKELRLSDIDYSYITSSFLLSYTIMYAISGRLVDKWGTRKSLLWFAGSWSVANVLHGFAKTVAQFCGARFLLGAAESGNFPAGVKAAAEWFPLKERALAIGLLNAGSSAGAAVAAPLVSIITIAWGWQAAFVATGLIGFIWVYFWWKYYYTPQTHPRISKRELEYIESDAEPENTKKTISIGRLLRMRQSWGCFVARIFIDPCTYFLIFWIPKYLQEEQGMTLSLVGYFAWIPYLALAIGTIAGGIIPRRLIGSGWSLNRARKTVMLAASLLIPLCCLLLFTSHSLTIALLALTGVMFGHGLWGNITIPAEVFPKAVQGTLTGLGGTLGGCASILTQFAIGWTVQNLSYTPVFIAVGLMYLLTFFGVQLLIGKLGRIIQL; this comes from the coding sequence ATGGATAAAAGCAAGGGGAATCTAAGGTGGGGCATTGGTGCTTTGCTGTTCTTTGTATCGGCATTGAACTACCTGGACCGCCAGGTGCTCTCGGTACTGGCACCTTCGATCCAGAAGGAGCTGCGGCTGTCGGATATCGACTATTCCTATATCACCTCTTCTTTTTTGCTCAGTTATACCATCATGTATGCCATCAGCGGCCGGTTGGTAGATAAATGGGGAACCCGTAAAAGCCTGCTGTGGTTTGCCGGCAGCTGGTCGGTGGCCAATGTGCTGCATGGTTTTGCAAAGACCGTAGCGCAGTTCTGTGGCGCCCGTTTTTTACTGGGTGCGGCGGAAAGCGGCAATTTTCCTGCCGGGGTAAAAGCAGCTGCCGAATGGTTCCCGTTAAAAGAACGTGCCCTGGCCATCGGGCTGCTGAATGCCGGCTCTTCTGCGGGCGCAGCAGTAGCGGCTCCGCTGGTAAGCATTATCACCATTGCCTGGGGCTGGCAGGCCGCATTTGTTGCAACGGGTCTTATCGGCTTTATATGGGTGTATTTCTGGTGGAAGTATTATTATACGCCCCAAACCCATCCGCGTATTTCAAAACGAGAACTGGAATACATCGAAAGCGACGCAGAGCCGGAGAACACAAAGAAAACAATAAGCATTGGCCGGCTGCTGCGTATGCGGCAATCCTGGGGTTGTTTTGTGGCGCGGATCTTTATCGATCCCTGTACCTATTTTCTTATTTTCTGGATCCCGAAATATTTACAGGAAGAACAGGGTATGACGCTGAGCCTTGTAGGCTATTTCGCCTGGATCCCTTACCTGGCGCTGGCCATCGGTACCATTGCCGGTGGCATCATTCCGCGGCGGCTCATCGGCAGCGGCTGGTCGCTGAACCGTGCCCGCAAAACCGTGATGCTTGCGGCCTCCCTGCTTATCCCCCTTTGTTGCCTGTTGTTATTCACTTCACACAGTCTGACGATCGCCTTACTCGCCCTTACCGGAGTGATGTTCGGGCATGGGTTATGGGGAAACATTACCATTCCTGCTGAAGTATTTCCCAAGGCGGTACAGGGCACGCTCACCGGACTGGGTGGCACACTCGGCGGATGTGCATCCATCCTTACGCAATTCGCCATCGGGTGGACGGTTCAGAACCTTTCTTATACGCCGGTCTTTATTGCCGTAGGATTGATGTACCTGCTTACCTTTTTTGGCGTACAACTACTGATCGGCAAACTGGGCCGGATCATTCAACTTTAA
- a CDS encoding SusC/RagA family TonB-linked outer membrane protein, with translation MIKKLLHHARSPLLHCLLACLLISAAVAAQQKKAVSGTITAAPGSPLQGVSVSVKNNPLQGTTTDEQGNFRLETAPDAVLIVSAIGYITQELPVEGRTSLPITMEADTKGMEEVVVIGYGTTKKVNLTGAVSAVSGEDMAKRQVGQTSMALQGVAPGVTVTQSSGQPGVDAGTIRIRGIGTLNNSNPLVLVDGIVMSMNAVDVSSIESISVLKDAASAAIYGSRAANGVILITTKRGKKGKFSFSYDGYVGKQSATDRPKMVNGLDHMLLINEAHTNVGLSPLYSEEYINNYKTNKESNPDLYPDTDWQKEVLSGSGIQTNHVIALSGGTERVQFFGSFGYLNQAGLIDDVNFRRYYARLNTNVQISPKLSGSFDVFLVNNDRKSVAQFPGGSGAALGSTTGTALIFGLMNKLPAIQAVNYSNGQWAEGQNGVNPVAIIRNGGFWRETSYPISGNFSLSYKPFEFLTGKISFAPTYSQPNVRSFVNVVKTYDPNGTLRFTVPGVNTMDQSTAQDKTNQLEATLTLSKNISKHSLGALAGYQYYTGSNSGFSAFRDNFLFPDYPVLSGGSSANMKNGGYATEWTLISYFGRVNYAFDNKYLLEANLRYDGSSRFAAGNKWGTFPSFSAGWRISEEQFMAATKDVLSELKLRASWGRLGNQEIGTNYPFAPTVSLDPKYISNGQIQNGAAILNLANTNISWETTEMSNIGLDARLFRNLSVSFDYYYKKTKGILLELSIPKTMGVAAPFQNAGVVENKGWDFQVDYTNSAHAFKYGATFTLSDVKNKVLDIKGIQQTGTLVNREGYPINSLYLLKSAGLLSAADFDASGKYLYAQQFGKLGPGDIRYTDVVEDGIINGSDRQVLGSTIPRFTYSLNLNADYKGIDFSIFLQGVGKRDGYLTGNAITPFLAGGTAYEYQKNRWTVDNPDPNAIFPRFAFGETNNTQISDFWMKSAAYLRIKNVQLGYTIPKQLLQKAGISQLRIYLSGENLLTADKFWQGWDPEIDAASNGAYYPQVKTYNLGINLKF, from the coding sequence ATGATAAAAAAGCTATTGCACCATGCCCGTAGTCCGCTATTGCACTGCTTACTCGCCTGTCTTCTTATTTCGGCGGCTGTCGCTGCCCAGCAGAAAAAAGCGGTAAGCGGAACCATCACCGCTGCACCCGGTAGTCCGTTGCAGGGTGTATCCGTAAGCGTAAAGAACAATCCGCTTCAGGGAACAACAACCGACGAGCAGGGCAACTTCCGGCTGGAAACCGCTCCGGATGCGGTACTCATCGTTTCTGCCATCGGCTATATTACACAGGAGCTGCCGGTAGAAGGAAGAACATCGCTGCCCATAACAATGGAAGCGGATACCAAAGGGATGGAAGAAGTGGTCGTCATCGGCTATGGCACCACGAAGAAGGTCAACCTTACCGGTGCGGTATCCGCCGTTTCCGGTGAAGACATGGCCAAACGCCAGGTAGGCCAGACGTCCATGGCATTACAGGGCGTGGCACCGGGTGTTACGGTAACACAAAGCAGCGGCCAGCCGGGTGTGGACGCCGGCACCATCCGCATCCGTGGTATCGGCACGCTCAACAATTCGAATCCGCTGGTATTAGTGGATGGGATTGTGATGTCTATGAACGCCGTGGATGTATCTTCTATTGAATCGATCTCCGTATTAAAAGACGCGGCCTCCGCCGCCATCTACGGATCACGCGCGGCAAACGGGGTGATCCTGATCACCACCAAAAGAGGAAAGAAAGGAAAATTTTCTTTTTCCTATGATGGCTATGTAGGCAAGCAAAGCGCTACCGACCGCCCCAAAATGGTAAACGGACTGGATCATATGCTGCTCATCAACGAAGCGCATACCAATGTTGGATTAAGTCCGCTGTATTCTGAAGAATACATTAATAATTATAAAACTAATAAAGAAAGTAACCCGGATCTGTATCCCGATACCGACTGGCAAAAGGAAGTACTATCCGGCAGCGGTATCCAGACCAACCATGTCATTGCACTTTCGGGTGGTACCGAGCGGGTGCAGTTCTTTGGCAGTTTTGGTTATCTGAATCAGGCCGGACTGATCGACGATGTGAATTTCCGGCGTTACTATGCGCGTCTAAACACCAACGTGCAGATCTCTCCCAAGCTCAGCGGATCCTTTGATGTATTCCTGGTAAATAATGACCGCAAATCCGTAGCCCAGTTCCCGGGTGGCTCCGGCGCTGCGCTTGGCAGCACTACGGGTACCGCGCTTATATTCGGACTGATGAATAAGCTGCCGGCGATACAGGCAGTGAACTATTCCAACGGGCAATGGGCGGAAGGGCAGAATGGGGTGAACCCCGTTGCCATCATCCGCAATGGTGGCTTCTGGCGGGAGACCAGTTATCCCATATCCGGTAATTTTTCCTTAAGCTATAAGCCCTTTGAATTTTTAACCGGTAAGATCAGCTTTGCGCCTACGTATTCGCAGCCCAATGTACGTTCCTTTGTAAATGTGGTGAAGACCTACGATCCCAACGGTACCTTGCGTTTTACGGTTCCCGGTGTTAACACGATGGATCAAAGCACAGCGCAGGACAAGACCAATCAGCTCGAAGCGACACTGACCCTTTCCAAAAACATCAGCAAACATTCCCTCGGCGCACTGGCGGGTTACCAGTATTATACCGGGTCCAACAGCGGTTTCAGCGCCTTCCGCGATAACTTCCTGTTTCCTGATTACCCTGTGCTTTCCGGCGGTTCTTCTGCCAATATGAAAAACGGCGGATATGCTACGGAATGGACGCTGATTTCTTACTTCGGGCGCGTTAACTACGCATTTGACAATAAGTACCTTCTGGAAGCCAACCTCCGGTACGATGGTTCTTCCCGGTTTGCCGCCGGTAACAAATGGGGAACCTTCCCCTCCTTCTCTGCCGGCTGGCGTATCTCTGAAGAACAATTCATGGCTGCTACAAAAGATGTGTTGAGTGAACTGAAATTAAGAGCTTCCTGGGGACGGCTCGGCAACCAGGAGATCGGAACCAACTACCCCTTTGCACCCACCGTATCACTCGATCCGAAATATATTTCCAACGGACAGATCCAGAACGGCGCCGCCATCCTCAACCTGGCCAACACCAATATTTCCTGGGAGACCACAGAGATGAGCAATATCGGACTGGATGCACGCCTGTTCCGTAACCTGTCGGTGTCTTTTGATTATTACTACAAGAAAACCAAAGGCATTCTGCTGGAGCTCAGTATTCCCAAGACCATGGGGGTAGCGGCTCCCTTCCAGAATGCAGGTGTGGTGGAGAACAAAGGCTGGGACTTCCAGGTGGATTATACCAACTCCGCCCATGCGTTTAAGTATGGGGCCACATTCACTTTGTCTGATGTAAAAAATAAAGTGCTCGACATCAAAGGCATTCAGCAGACAGGCACCCTGGTAAACCGTGAGGGTTATCCCATCAACTCATTGTATCTTTTAAAATCAGCGGGACTGCTGTCTGCAGCTGATTTTGATGCCAGCGGCAAATACTTATATGCGCAGCAGTTTGGCAAGCTCGGCCCGGGCGATATCCGCTATACAGACGTAGTGGAAGATGGTATCATCAATGGCAGCGACCGCCAGGTACTGGGCAGCACCATTCCCCGTTTCACTTACAGTCTTAACCTGAATGCAGATTATAAGGGCATTGATTTTTCCATATTCCTGCAGGGGGTAGGCAAGCGCGATGGTTACCTGACGGGCAACGCTATTACCCCCTTCCTTGCCGGCGGTACGGCATATGAATACCAGAAAAACCGGTGGACTGTTGACAATCCCGATCCCAACGCTATTTTTCCACGGTTTGCGTTTGGGGAAACCAACAATACCCAGATCTCTGATTTCTGGATGAAGAGCGCTGCCTACCTGCGGATCAAGAATGTACAACTGGGCTATACCATTCCCAAACAGCTGTTACAAAAGGCCGGTATCAGCCAGCTGCGGATCTACCTCTCCGGCGAGAACCTGCTCACCGCAGATAAGTTCTGGCAGGGCTGGGATCCGGAAATAGATGCAGCCAGTAATGGCGCGTATTATCCGCAGGTTAAAACCTATAACCTCGGCATTAATCTTAAATTCTGA
- a CDS encoding FAD-dependent oxidoreductase — MNVIEEEKRELPVYARPEVLVVGAGPAGIGAAIAAARNGAKVLLLERYGFLGGNLTIAMVNPMFTFHDVKGKQVIRGIAGELVNRLVALKSSQGHITDLTFDNASMTPFDPEGMKYLLFQMALEAGVELLLHTWAVGVQKENGKVTAVIIENKSGRQAICPQVIIDCSADADIAAMAGVPFVKGREEDGAMQPVTLFYRIGGIDMIALRSWMKQNRDLLKDAPTDEEIDSSEAIAFLGLKELVKKGMESGEFPKDAAPRILFYQLPVEGQIAVNATRLQGIDGTNAADLTRAEVETRSQAWQIHNFLKKHVGGFEQSYILDTGVQVGVRETRHIQGDYKLTEQDVLSNRAFEDGIACGTFAIDIHPPEGEQQIFTGSGKAVYEIPYRSLLPAGLDNVLVAGRSISATHTAFGSARVMATCMGIGQGAGVAAAAMIKEQLTTRQVDTGAVRETLIRQGQYLIGMEDALEADPRLALNKGEGSGATASHFNPFKDIEHG; from the coding sequence ATGAATGTGATCGAAGAAGAAAAACGCGAGCTGCCCGTGTATGCCCGTCCGGAAGTACTGGTAGTGGGCGCAGGTCCGGCAGGTATTGGTGCGGCCATCGCTGCAGCCAGGAACGGGGCGAAAGTATTGTTGCTGGAACGCTATGGTTTTCTTGGCGGCAATCTCACCATTGCTATGGTAAACCCGATGTTTACGTTTCATGATGTAAAGGGCAAACAGGTGATCCGCGGTATTGCCGGTGAACTGGTGAACCGCCTGGTGGCGTTAAAATCCTCACAGGGACATATTACGGATCTCACTTTTGATAATGCTTCCATGACCCCTTTTGATCCCGAAGGCATGAAGTATCTTTTATTTCAGATGGCACTGGAAGCCGGGGTAGAATTATTGCTGCATACCTGGGCCGTCGGCGTGCAAAAAGAAAATGGGAAAGTAACAGCCGTCATCATTGAAAATAAATCAGGCCGCCAGGCCATCTGTCCACAGGTGATCATTGACTGCTCCGCCGATGCCGACATTGCCGCTATGGCCGGAGTTCCTTTTGTAAAAGGCCGCGAAGAAGACGGTGCCATGCAGCCGGTAACGCTATTTTACCGTATCGGTGGCATTGACATGATCGCGCTCCGAAGCTGGATGAAGCAAAACCGGGATCTGCTGAAAGATGCCCCTACGGATGAAGAAATCGATTCCAGTGAAGCCATTGCATTCCTGGGCCTAAAGGAACTGGTAAAAAAAGGAATGGAAAGCGGCGAGTTCCCCAAAGATGCAGCACCAAGGATCCTGTTTTATCAGCTGCCGGTAGAAGGACAGATCGCTGTTAATGCCACGAGGCTCCAGGGTATTGACGGCACCAACGCCGCCGATCTTACAAGAGCGGAAGTAGAGACCCGCTCACAGGCCTGGCAGATCCATAATTTTCTGAAAAAACATGTGGGCGGCTTTGAACAATCTTATATCCTCGACACCGGCGTGCAGGTAGGTGTGCGCGAGACAAGACATATCCAGGGCGATTACAAACTTACCGAACAGGATGTACTTTCCAACCGTGCCTTTGAAGACGGTATTGCCTGCGGTACTTTTGCCATCGACATTCATCCGCCCGAAGGCGAACAGCAGATCTTTACCGGGTCCGGCAAGGCTGTTTATGAGATCCCCTACCGGAGTTTATTACCTGCCGGGCTGGATAATGTACTGGTAGCCGGCAGAAGCATTTCTGCCACGCATACCGCCTTTGGCTCTGCACGTGTGATGGCCACCTGTATGGGCATCGGACAGGGTGCCGGTGTGGCTGCCGCTGCCATGATCAAAGAGCAGCTGACCACAAGGCAGGTGGATACAGGTGCGGTGAGGGAAACATTGATCCGGCAGGGACAATACCTGATCGGTATGGAAGACGCCCTGGAAGCCGATCCCCGGCTGGCGCTCAACAAAGGAGAAGGCTCGGGCGCCACGGCCAGTCATTTTAATCCGTTTAAAGACATTGAACATGGATAA
- a CDS encoding RagB/SusD family nutrient uptake outer membrane protein → MKKISFIYIILLMTACTRELDRLPLDAPSTETFPATESEMQAALVGCFSPLNLRFGENPYAIWFEMYSDIAANRDVTPNASWGTPTSGDVNTIWNTMYTVISRCNFLLDHMDRVTGATDQSKAKVAGTARFLRAYCYSILSQLYGDVPLVTKTLGLDEAYISRTAKTAVVDFILTEFKEAATLLPATNQPNTMNLSSGAAWALASRVALYNERWTDAIEAAQKVMGQEGTEFVLNPDYATIAQRAGKTSKEIIWAIQFNYNDIFHETPLSFRSRMAAGYSNRIPVQALVDAYDCTDGLPIDKSPRYDPAHPFENRDPRLAKTIALPGSVYYGYQFETHKDSLKCWNYNVSPAVRVDNLDATHTFASFSGYCWRKYADPTETHATRSEINPIIIRYAEVLLNYAEAKIEAGQTDESIYTAINKIRKRAGMPDITTGKSTAELRSIVRKERKVELAGEGLRYFDIIRWKIADRVLNGPCYGRNPRGFLSAAPAIDANGTPDYANVPDRDKMRVIQVRTFINPANYLWPIPDIEIQTNKQLTQNPGY, encoded by the coding sequence ATGAAAAAGATCTCCTTTATATATATCATCCTCCTGATGACGGCCTGCACGCGGGAGCTGGACAGGCTGCCGCTGGATGCGCCATCCACCGAGACCTTCCCTGCCACGGAGTCCGAAATGCAGGCGGCGCTGGTGGGTTGCTTTTCACCATTAAACCTGCGGTTTGGGGAGAATCCTTATGCCATCTGGTTTGAAATGTATTCGGACATTGCAGCCAACCGGGATGTTACACCCAATGCCTCCTGGGGCACGCCCACTTCCGGAGATGTAAATACCATCTGGAATACGATGTATACCGTTATTTCCCGTTGTAACTTCCTGCTGGATCATATGGACCGGGTTACCGGGGCCACTGATCAGTCAAAGGCAAAAGTGGCCGGCACTGCGCGGTTCTTAAGGGCTTATTGTTACAGTATTCTTTCTCAATTGTATGGAGATGTACCATTGGTCACCAAAACGCTTGGCCTGGACGAAGCCTATATCAGCCGCACAGCAAAAACAGCAGTGGTGGATTTTATCCTTACCGAATTTAAGGAGGCGGCTACATTACTTCCCGCCACCAACCAGCCCAACACCATGAACCTGTCCTCCGGGGCCGCATGGGCACTGGCTTCTCGTGTGGCGCTGTATAATGAGCGCTGGACCGATGCGATTGAAGCAGCCCAAAAAGTAATGGGGCAGGAAGGAACGGAGTTTGTGCTCAATCCTGATTATGCCACGATCGCGCAACGCGCGGGAAAGACCTCTAAAGAGATCATCTGGGCCATACAATTCAACTACAACGATATCTTTCATGAAACACCCCTCTCCTTCCGGTCCAGGATGGCAGCAGGATACAGCAACCGGATACCGGTACAGGCGCTGGTGGATGCCTATGATTGTACGGATGGATTGCCCATTGATAAATCTCCCCGGTATGATCCTGCACATCCGTTTGAAAACCGCGATCCCCGGCTGGCCAAGACCATTGCCCTGCCCGGATCCGTTTATTACGGTTACCAGTTCGAAACGCATAAGGACAGTCTCAAATGCTGGAACTACAATGTATCACCGGCGGTGCGGGTCGATAACCTGGATGCCACGCATACCTTCGCCAGTTTCTCCGGTTATTGCTGGCGGAAATATGCGGACCCTACGGAGACCCATGCCACCCGGTCGGAGATCAACCCGATCATCATCCGCTATGCGGAGGTGCTGCTCAATTATGCAGAAGCAAAAATTGAGGCCGGGCAAACTGATGAGTCGATCTATACGGCCATCAATAAGATCCGCAAACGGGCCGGCATGCCGGATATTACCACAGGTAAATCCACCGCAGAGCTACGCTCGATCGTTCGCAAGGAACGCAAGGTAGAGCTGGCCGGTGAAGGATTGCGTTATTTCGACATCATCCGCTGGAAGATCGCCGACCGCGTGCTCAACGGTCCCTGCTACGGCCGCAACCCCAGGGGATTTCTCTCTGCGGCACCCGCTATCGATGCCAACGGCACGCCGGATTATGCCAATGTACCAGACAGGGACAAGATGCGGGTGATACAGGTGCGCACGTTCATTAATCCCGCCAATTATTTATGGCCCATACCCGATATTGAGATACAGACCAACAAACAACTCACTCAAAATCCCGGGTATTAA